A stretch of Myroides oncorhynchi DNA encodes these proteins:
- a CDS encoding helix-turn-helix domain-containing protein, producing MSSKIIKSFGINYFTQDQSSFVINQITCLNRDYPLINSSFRANFYVVVIVASGVYTICINEFEYSDLGDSIYVIKPGDIVSMRFGSNCTGVFLGFEDAFFSQRYHENVLKYFDFFQLDSIPQQFMVNAISVKINMLTELMLTEYGSTRVYRIKVLRSYLNILLCELQYIEGLTDVLHIDYGKSSSNDRILAFLDLVEVYFKEAKTPSFYAEKLCVTPNYLNKLCKQERGVTAGQVVRQRIIIEAKRLLQFSSFNINEIARELCFDSTSYFVTFFKKQEGITPESYRKTFA from the coding sequence ATGTCTAGTAAGATTATAAAATCCTTTGGTATCAATTATTTTACGCAAGACCAATCTTCTTTTGTTATTAATCAGATTACATGTCTAAATAGAGATTATCCATTAATAAACTCTAGTTTTAGAGCTAACTTTTATGTGGTTGTTATTGTAGCAAGTGGAGTATATACTATTTGTATTAATGAATTTGAATATTCTGATTTAGGAGATAGTATTTATGTCATCAAGCCAGGTGATATAGTAAGTATGCGTTTTGGAAGTAATTGTACAGGTGTTTTCCTTGGCTTCGAGGATGCATTCTTTTCACAACGATACCATGAAAATGTATTGAAGTATTTTGACTTCTTTCAGCTGGATAGTATTCCCCAACAATTTATGGTTAATGCAATAAGTGTAAAAATAAATATGTTGACAGAACTAATGCTTACAGAGTATGGTTCTACACGTGTATATCGCATTAAGGTACTTCGTTCTTATTTGAATATCTTGTTATGTGAGTTACAGTATATTGAGGGACTTACAGATGTTCTTCATATAGATTATGGAAAATCGTCTTCTAATGATCGTATATTAGCCTTCTTAGATTTAGTAGAAGTGTATTTTAAGGAAGCTAAAACGCCTTCCTTCTATGCAGAGAAGTTATGTGTTACCCCTAATTATTTAAATAAACTCTGTAAGCAAGAGAGAGGTGTAACTGCAGGTCAAGTAGTGCGTCAGCGTATTATTATTGAGGCTAAGCGGCTATTACAGTTTAGCTCATTTAATATTAATGAGATAGCTAGAGAGTTGTGTTTTGACAGTACTTCTTATTTTGTCACTTTCTTTAAAAAACAGGAGGGAATTACTCCTGAGAGTTATAGGAAGACATTTGCATGA
- a CDS encoding sigma-70 family RNA polymerase sigma factor produces the protein MRQLKITKQVTNRETASLDKYLQEIGKVDLITADEEVELAQRIKAGDQRALEKLTKANLRFVVSVAKQYQNQGLTLPDLINEGNLGLIKAAQRFDETRGFKFISYAVWWIRQSILSALAEQSRIVRLPLNKIGSINKINKMYALLEQSNERPPSAEEIAVELDMTVNDVKESMKNSGRHLSMDAPLVEGEDSNLYDVLRSGESPNPDRELIHESLRTEIERALETLTPREADVVRLYFGLGDQHPMTLEEIGETFDLTRERVRQIKEKAIRRLKHTSRSKILKTYLG, from the coding sequence ATGAGACAACTTAAAATTACCAAGCAGGTAACAAATCGTGAGACAGCTTCTTTAGATAAGTATTTGCAAGAAATTGGTAAAGTAGATTTAATTACTGCGGATGAAGAGGTAGAGTTAGCGCAACGAATCAAAGCAGGAGATCAAAGAGCACTAGAGAAATTGACGAAAGCAAACTTGCGTTTCGTAGTTTCGGTTGCTAAGCAGTATCAAAATCAAGGATTGACTTTACCCGATTTAATTAATGAAGGAAACTTAGGTTTGATCAAAGCAGCGCAACGTTTTGACGAAACACGTGGTTTTAAATTCATTTCTTATGCGGTATGGTGGATTCGTCAATCTATTTTGTCTGCACTAGCAGAACAATCTCGTATCGTTCGTTTACCATTGAACAAGATTGGGTCTATTAATAAAATTAATAAGATGTACGCTTTATTAGAGCAATCTAATGAACGTCCACCTTCAGCGGAAGAAATTGCTGTAGAGTTAGATATGACTGTGAACGACGTTAAAGAGAGTATGAAAAACTCTGGACGTCACCTTTCAATGGATGCTCCATTAGTTGAAGGAGAAGATTCTAACTTATATGATGTACTTCGCTCAGGTGAATCACCAAACCCAGATAGAGAGCTAATTCACGAATCTCTTAGAACAGAAATTGAGAGAGCATTAGAAACACTAACTCCAAGAGAAGCAGATGTAGTACGTCTATACTTCGGATTAGGTGATCAACATCCTATGACATTAGAAGAAATAGGAGAAACATTTGATCTTACAAGAGAACGTGTAAGACAGATTAAAGAAAAAGCTATTCGCAGATTAAAACATACATCTAGAAGTAAGATATTAAAAACTTATTTAGGATAA